In Longimicrobium sp., the genomic stretch CCCCTACACATGTTGGCCTAATGCCGGCGTTCGCGGCAAGCGCGGCGGGGCTCCCGAATCGTCCGGGAGCCCCGCTTCTGTCCGTGAAAGTGTTGCGTCAGCCGGCGAGGGCGTCCAGCAGCTTGCCGTGGATGCCGCCGAAGCCGCCGTTGCTCATCACCAGCACCACCTCGTTCCCCTTGAGCTCGGGCACCAGACGGCGGACGATCTCGTCGGGGTCGGGGATGAAGTCGGCGGGCTTGCCGGCGGCGCGCCAGGCGGCCACCAGCTCGTTGGGGTTGAGCGCGGTGTCCTCGGTGTAGCGCTCGGGGTGGAAGAGCCCCGCCAGCACCACCCGGTCCGCCGCGGCGAAGGCGTCGCGGTACGAGTCCTGGAATTCGCGCCGCTGCGCCGTGTACGAGCGCGGCTCGAAGACGGCCACGATCGGGCGGCCGCGGAAGCGCTGGCGGATCGCCTCGATGGTCTCGCGCACCGCCGTGGGGTGGTGGGCGAAGTCGTCGACCACGGTGACGCCGCGCGCCTCGCCGCGCACCTCCATCCTCCGCTTGACGCTGCGAAAGGTGCGCAGCCCCTCGAGCACCCCGGCCCGGTCGGCGCCGATGAAGTCGGCGACGGCGATCACCGCCAGGATGTTGCGCACGTTGATGGCGCCCGTCACCGGCGTCTCCACCACGCCCCACTCCTCGCCGTCGTGCACGGCGGTGAAGCGCGTCCCTTCCGGCCCGAACTCCACGCCGCGCGCCGTCCAGCGCGGGTGCTCGCCGCCGGCGGATACCTCGCCCTCCACATAACCGAACGATTCGATCGGCGCGAACGACTTCG encodes the following:
- the mpl gene encoding UDP-N-acetylmuramate:L-alanyl-gamma-D-glutamyl-meso-diaminopimelate ligase: MRAAAPRHYHLIGIAGTAMASLAGLLRAAGHTVTGSDENVYPPMSDQLRELGIRYAEGYGAANLEPRPDWVVVGNAISRGNEELEAVLDRRLPYTSAAATIKEEFLRARMPLAVGGTHGKTTTTSLLAWALESAGLNPSFLIGGVAENFGTSFRLTDSPWFVIEADEYDTAYFDKGPKMWHYLPYAAIVNNAEFDHADIYRDEEAYRFAFARFINLVPRNGTLVAGWDSPMVRDLAPKSFAPIESFGYVEGEVSAGGEHPRWTARGVEFGPEGTRFTAVHDGEEWGVVETPVTGAINVRNILAVIAVADFIGADRAGVLEGLRTFRSVKRRMEVRGEARGVTVVDDFAHHPTAVRETIEAIRQRFRGRPIVAVFEPRSYTAQRREFQDSYRDAFAAADRVVLAGLFHPERYTEDTALNPNELVAAWRAAGKPADFIPDPDEIVRRLVPELKGNEVVLVMSNGGFGGIHGKLLDALAG